The DNA window AAGCACAGTATGGAGATTATCTGCACTCAGGAATTGACTCTGAATACATAAACAGCATGAGCAAAGCAAACGGCAAGtttctttatttgaaaaagCAACGTGACTTTGCCGGGAGCTGAATTTCACTGGTGAAATGCTAAGTTGCAGGATAGATTTCTATTTGAGACAAAGAAACTACAGAAATTAGTATTTGATCAaattcaaaagcatttttattaccTCATGTTcgatttactgtacagtaatttttttcaggtttagtaaaactgtgtgtgtgtgtgtgtgtgtgtgtgtgtgtgtgtgtgtgtgtgtgtgtgtgtgtgtgtgtgtgtgtgtgtgtgtgtgtgtgtgtgtgtgtgtgtgtgtgtgtgtgtgtgtgtgtgtgtcagcagtaCTAGAGCCGGATGCAGGTCCCGAGCACCATCGGCGAAGCAGCTCTATGCGTGTGACAGGGACATCGTATCGCAGTAACGTTCGAGAGAGGAGCTCTGACGACTGCATCATCGGGACTCATCTGGGAATGGGTACGCTGCACATAACAACATaaggtttaaatatttgtacCAAGGTTTTATGAGCTTTACAATTCCAGTGTCGATACACAACCtaaaggaaatgtaaaatattcccAAGTGaggttttcattattattttttcttttgttgattGTCTTGCTTTCCTCAAACCTTAGACACCACTGAGcttaaagtgtttacattttgatatttatttattacactaTGGGAAGTTTCTTGTTGTACAGCTTGTTGTGGTTTCATTCAGTATTCAGgtttattgctttgttttttggattggacatataaaaataatgttttttgggaAAGAAAGAATAGTTGAAGTATTCATTTAGTATTAACTATTTTACTGACAAAGTAACAAACCAGGTATCTAAGCCCCAGGCCCCAACTCCACATGAGCTGCTAAGAGCTAACAGATAAGGTAAATATTGAATATGAGCCCAGAAAATCTTCAGCAGATACTTGAAgattaagtaaaacaaaaaatgtcatcttCAGTGTTCACACTCCTCCACATCTCCGCTGCCTTTGCTTTTGATAAGGTTCCCCAGctaaaaagcacatttcattttcaacagaGGATTCAGTTTCAGGTTTCCAgtactttgtgtctttctttgttttccattcCCATTGCTAACTCCTGCTTCAGGAGCCCAGCTTTTGCCTTTTGCTCTGCTTCATCCTCTCTCTTGGCTGGAGGTGGATTGAAGGAGTAGGCTTATGTGCATGAATTCATGCTTTATTGTGCTTCAGGAATTCATGTCGATGAATCCGGGAGCCCGGAGGAGAGGCAATCAGGAGATGGAACCTCCTTCCCCGAGTCCCCTGACCTCAATCATGTAGGTATAACTGCAGCTTTTCAGCGCCTAGCTACTCAGCAGCTGGCCAAATGAATGCTAGTGATGTTTTCTGTGCTCTCACATTATTTGAAGGTCGGCCTGTAATTGCTGCAATTTAGGACGCTTAACTTGTAATTTGCAAATTGTTGTTAAAAcaccccaaaaaaaaatcagctgacCTTCAAAGCCAATGTACCGCAGCGACTGTGTGCTAACCAGCTGGTCGTGCCTCCATTCATAGATGACAGGTGTGTACACCGAGCTGGAGAACGTGTACGCAGGGAAGAGTGTGACTCCACTGCAGGGTGGCTCTTCAGCAGAGCCCGAGGTGCTGGGACAGACAGAGGCCTACggccgctctctctctcccctcacaCTCCCCCCTCTCACAGGTACTCTGCAGCTACCATACACACttcacctgcacacacaaatgaacacacacatgctgtcagACACATGTTTTGACAGTGGCTCCCAACCATGTGCCAACAAGGATGTTGCAATTAAAGTTAAATCAGCAGCTGTGGCATTTAGCTGGAATGAAACCTGCATGATTTTGGACGTTACTGGTATATGACTGAAGTTATGTTTATGTTCTGAAAATGATGGCAAATACAAGCTATTAAATTGGGATGAATATATCATACGAATGCTATGCTAACGACCAACCGTTATCAGTCTTGGTGTGAACATGGCAACATTAGAACCACAGATTTTTGAATGCGTTTGAGATAAAACTCATTCAAACCTTACAATCTGTACGTGCATATAAGcctgcagtttatttttttgccatggTAACCCCTCtgatgaaatcatttttaagGTTACAACATGGCGAAGAACATctctgattatttttaaaaaggataatTCATTTTATATCATAGAAAGCACCTGCTATCATAAATGTGTGCTGTGAGGATGCTGGCAGCAGCCATCTTTGATTTTCTTCTGTACAGGTAACCGGAAGTCTGGCCTGTCCCTGTCCTGGAAGGAGCCTCTCCCCACTCCTGTGTACGAGATCCACCACCAAAGCAGCCTAGACTCCAACCCCTATGTCAGCCTGGAgagcccccctccctcccctcagcACTCAGACAGCGGTCCCAACACACTGACCCGGCGCAAGAAGCTGTTCACCTTCTCCCGCCCGCCTCgcagcagagacacagacaagTTTCTTGATGCCCTAAGTGAGCAGCTGGGCCATCGGGTCACTTTGGTGGATGACTTCATACCTGGGGAGAATGACTATGAAGAGGTGAGGAAGACCTGTCTTCAGGCTGTTACACCATCAGCTGTGTTTTAGTGCACACATAGTTAAAGCACACGGAATTTTGTGATCATACACTATCACTGCATTTTGCTTCAGAGAGATGGGAAAACTTTATGAGTTGTGTTGTTCATGACTGCATAAACTATCAAGCTTAAGGAAAAGCCAAACCCTAAATGATTATCTTGGCACTAAAAGCTCAAAGACGAAGGTCGACACACGTCATATTGCTCATGCAGAGCAATGTTAAGTTAAAGAAATATGCAACATACACACGTGGCTAAGAATAATGAAAGCTATTGTTATGTCTGATTTGAATTTAAAGCTGCTTCATGTATAATTTTAAGACCAAGTGATTCTTtaattgtgacattttaatataatagtTGTAAAGAAGTGAGATTGTAAATGTTGTGACTGTGTGAGTGTCCTACATTTGTACAACATAAGATTCAGTGTTGATGCAAGAAGAGATTGTAATCATCTTCTTTATTCTAATATCTCATAGTTACTGTGGTAGTTAGTGATGAAATGTTACATGTAGTATCAGCAGCAGACAATCATAGTGTTTTTGCATTCTCTCATAATCAAAAACTGAGCATAAAGCCCATGTGAATGAAGTATTTCCATTGTAGTATTGCATGTGTACATTAGAGCAGCTCTAATCTACAATGAACGCTTGTGTTACATGAACAGATATATCAAGGTGATCATGCTTTCAGAATGAGAGGTGGGCCTGTAAGTAAAACACAATAATCAGTTACATAGTTGTCACATTATTTCTAACTGAGCTATTCTAAAGTTAACATAACGTGCTAATTGATGAAAATGTCTGTGTCAGgttccatttgtgtttttttttttttttttttttttaatagtctaCTTTACTTTACTACAGTACTTGTTCCAAAAAACTAGATGAGTACTGCTCACATTGAAGCTCTTATGTTTTAAGATCACACAtcagcagcattttgttttatttaaatgcattgctCTTTACAGCTTTCTGTTACTAAAagaatacagtatatacaattCAAACATAAGTTTTACTGTTTAATAAAATTGTCAACTAGATTTTTTTTGAGTAAGTTTCTGTTCTAAATATATAAGAGGCTACCGTACACCATGACCCTAGAATCAAATGAGCCAGATTATTAAAAACCAAGAGCTATTCtgtattttatgaaatatttacGCCAAGGCAGCTGTTTGTTGGCTGTGGTTATCAGGTCTGAGGGTGTGACTCTCGTCCCTCCAGATGAGTTTCCAGGAGGACCAGGAACTGGGCTTCATGCCTGGGCGGctcagcagtggcagcagtgagGATCACAGTAGCAGCGACGAGGCCTCCTCTCCCACCTACTCCTCGGGATCTGAACCAATCCCACCACCTCCCACCCAGAgccccccacctccaccaccattTCAGGCTCTGATACCCCCTCCTGTCCAGTTCACCGACCCCATCCCGCCTATCCGCTTCTCCCCGGAGCACGTGCCCCGCAGCCGCATGCCCTTCCAGCCGCACCACCCCATCATCCCTCCTCCACCGCCACCTCCTAGGACCCTCCTCTCCAGCCGCTCTCCTCTGCACAAGGTGCTTCCCAccagagaagagaaggagaaaacgCACCAGCGCTTCCACACCAACTCCAGCCGGCTCTCACACAGCCACACCATTGTGGGTTCCAGCACCCTGCGCTCCTCCCAGCCATCCCGTCCCTGCTACCTCCCCCGACAGCTCAGCCAGCCCCAACCTGTCTGCCAGCCGTCCCCCCAGCCCTCCCCTCAGATGCTGAGACAGAGCCAGCTCGTCCTCCAGAGACACCACCAACTCCACCACCAACACAGCTACCAAGGCCCTCTGCCACCGTCCCTGCAGGATCACAGCCCATCCCAGTGTCCGGGCCAAAGCACACCAGGGTCCTCGCTGCTCTCCCAGCTGCCGGCGTCTCACTCTACCCTCCCCAGTCACACTAAAACATATGAAACCACAAGACAAGAAACCAAGTCACAACAGGTAACTTGTCTCTACATTTGCTTCCTAAAGACTGAAATCCCAAATAACAGCATATGGATTCATTTGacatgtcagtttttttctggGGTTTTTTGTTATATCCTGACATTTGGTCACCTGAGAATTATACCACATAGTGGGGGACAGGAGCTACGCAAATTTAGTCGTGAAAAACATTGTATGCTTATAATATGCTTTTGCACTTTTACATAAGTAAACAATCTGAGAACTCCCTCAGACATGAGAGATGCTATTCTTGGACAGCACGAAGTGGTGCAGTGCAGCAGCACCACTGCAAGGATCTCCTAGGAACACAaatgtgacaaagaaaaaagcctCCACTTTAAAGATTTCACGCTGTCTTTGAATTGACACAGTGCTTTTACGGGAATAGAAGACCTCACGTCTTGAAAGGAGAACATGCTGCTTCTTTTCATACTTTtattcctttcacaattttaagAGAGCACACTGTAATACAACCACAAGAAAAGCAAccacaatatttcatttttcaatgcAAGAGCGCTTCAGAACTAAATGTCAGTCTAGCAGAGTGCGATGACACCTACAGTTGGTATTAGATTCAGGCTTTCTTGCAGCTGAAGGTGAGGATATAAACATCCAGTGGTTGCATGACGTCCCCTTAGGTATTAGCTTTGCAGAACCCTTAGTTGTaaagatttgtgttttgtttactgttCCCTAATTTATAGTTATCTTCTAAAGTAAAAGAAGTTTTTCTTGATCTCCAAggcaccaccacctcctcctccacccttgCCCCCTCCTTGCGGCCCACCCCCGCTGCCCAAGCCAGGCCACCACGCATCAGACAGCAACCACATGAGTGTGAAGAGGCTGCGCTGGGAGCAGGTGGAGAACTCTGAGGGAACCATCTGGGGTCAGGTAAGTGAGGAGCACTCACTCTGTTACATTAAATTCTTGGAAGGTGGTTCTGTCTGACAAATCAGatactttaaatactgtaaatgcagtaAACAACATGCAAACCGTCCCACTTTGGCTGTGAGCTTTCTCACACCTCCTACATTTCTCTTCCCATACTTGGACAGACCTACTCATCTAGTGTATTACTTGTCTGATGAGTCATAGCAGCATTGAagcaaagttgtttttgtaaataGAATTCATGCTGGGTCTTATTTGCTCATATTACACTTTTGGTCTCCCTTTGCAACCCTATCAGACATTGATAGAGTCTATATGTAGAAAAAGCTGCTTCTAGGTTACAAAATCCTCAACTGCGCCTTTGGAGACTTCAGAGTTTGTCCTTGTCTATTTTTAGCTCGGAGAGGATTCAGAGTACGACAAGCTCACTGACATGGTGAAGTACTTGGACCTTGATTTGCACTTTGGGACCCAACGGACACCCAGtaagttgtttctttttgttcccCTTGTCATCACACTGCATCATCAATAATGGCCTGTCATATCTTTTCACATCATGCTTAATGTGTATCAGTAAAAGTgaagctttgtgtttttgtctaatGAGAGttcctgttgtgtttgtacCTTCACAGTTGCCATTCACCTGTTGATCAAATCCGTTCTCCATAAGGCACCATACCccctcttcttttctgtcttgaCAGTAATAACACAGCTTTGCCTGAGGGAAATACATCTTACCTTTTATTTATCATGGATATCTTACAATGGGTCTTTTTGCGTCTAGTGACTCAAATGGCAGAGCTGTGTTATTAACCCACCAACCTGCCTCATGTAGCTACTgtaagtgtgggtgtgtgtgtgtgtgtgtgtgtgtttgtgtgttgaccCTCCCAGTGCCTGGAGAACACATCCTTACACTGTTGTTAAAATTATCAGTCTCTCCTCCAGAGCCGGCCTTCCTGCCTGAgaactttaaaaagaaagacGTGGTGGAGATTCTGTCTCATAAGAAAGCCTACAATGCCTGTGAGTACCCAAAAAGACATGGCTAATGGTTTCACACACCTGAGTGTTTGAGGGTCCAGGCTGTGAAACTGCAGTTCAATAACAACTATGAATGCATCTTTTCACTACTTTGTCATAACAGACGTGCTAAGTTTCACCACCAAGGGCCAAGACAACTCAAACATTAAggcaatttgtgtttttgtggctcTGTTTTCCCCCAAAATACTTCACCCTTCACATAAAGTTGTGAAGAAATATACAAGTCTTTTGTGTCATTTCATGTTGAGCCAGTCTGAAGTCTTCCTTCACTTAATGTTTGGGAATCACTGTCTTTACTGCACAACCCAGATACAACTGAGCCTTAACGTACCGACTGAAGACTTGAAGTAGAGTGAACTTTACGTCTCCTTCAGTTTTGCCAGATTAGCCTCGCCCCATTCTTcaccctgtgtgtgttgtgtcttgTTCTGTGAAATTCGGTGTTCATTTTGCGGCAGATGAAACAGGATCCAACTTTGCCGCATCCAACAGTTTTAACACAGCATGACGTAACTTTACATTCTCTGTTGTTCCAAGTCATCTTTAATAGTAGGAAGTATCTCTGAGGATCTGTCAGAATTGTGACACTTCCCAAACAGATTCATCCCAATGTGGTATTTCTTTTGGATACAGTTACTAAAGGAATGAATAGTTCTTTCCCACAGGTCGAATGGGTGTTACAtccccttttttctttaatagtaAAATGattatgtattttgtgttgGCTCATATTGTTTAATGTTAGATTATGTTTGAAGATCTGAAACTGATACAGAAACTGAACAGTGAAGGAAAAGAGTTGTACAGCAATGTTCATTAGTATGAGTATGCAGTATACAAGTGAGAAGTTCAAGAAgtgcaaaattattttgtttgcgAAGCGGAGTTTGCCTATTGTTTATTCATGTTTGTTTATTGGTGAATAATTTGATCAGATCTGATTCTGACGCTTCAGCGTTATGTACATTATAGTACATTATATACAATACTTTGGATAAATGGGGCCGTGGCTTATTTGGTAGTgcagtcatccacaaaccaaCAGGTTCAACTGCCAATTCTCTTTCCCATATGTCTGAGTGGTCTTGGCCCCTGGCATGACCTCCTCACTCATGAGTCACTTTGGTTAAAAGCATCTGGCCAGTGACTGTTCTTGTAATTGTAATGGGTTGACTTTCCTGTGCTGTTATCACATGATATAATTTATTCTACATGTTCACTGGTGTTAATTGCCAGGTTTAAAAAGTGGCTTGTGGTTTTAGAACCAACCTGAGGCAGAGACATACTAAGAAATGGTAATAATACACCGTGGGAAATTCATGTCAGGGTGATGACAGGTTTCAGCAGCATTTGggaacaaaatgtgaaaacagacaTTAATCCTCCACCTCTTCCCCCACTTCCATCCTCCTCCCGCTCCTCCCTGCAGCCATCCTCATCGCCCATCTGAAGCTTTCCTCCGATGAGCTCCGTCAGGTCCTGATGAACATGACCACTGACAGGCTGGAGCCAGCCCACATCAAGCAGCTGCTACTCTACGCCCCCGATGACGATGAGGTCAAACAGTACGAACAGTTCGATCAGGATCCTGCCAAACTGAGTGAGCCCGACCAGTTCATTTTCCAGGTACCTTACCCACCTCCCCACACCCTCAGGAAAAAATCTAAGCTgatcaaagttttaaaaatctatataaaaaccactttcttgtttgttttttttgtttaagatGTTGATGGTGCCTGAGTATAAGACCCGTCTACGGAGCCTCCACTTTAAGACGACCCTGcaggagaggacagaggagatGAAGGTCGCATATGATTACATCTACAAGGCATCAATGGATCTGAGAAGCAGCAAGAAACTGGCCAAAATCCTGGAGGTAAAATTTTACTCCAAGCAAACAGTGATGTGAAGCCTCCGGCCTGAATGTTTCCAGTGGTTATAAAATGTTCTTCATGCTGACAGTTTGTTCTTGCCATGGGGAACTACCTGAACAACGGGCAGCCAAGGGGCCACAGGACAACCAGTTTCAAGATCAACTTCCTAACTGAGGTGCAGCATTGAATCCATTGATTCAAccctgttttattcattttgatttaCTAAGGTTTTTAGTCACTGGGAGAATGTCCCTCACGTTATCCTGTCCTCTCTTGCAGCTTAGCACAACCAAAACAGTGGACGGGAAATCCACCTTTCTCCACATTCTGGCCAAGTCTCTGTGCCAACACTTCCCTGAGCTTCTCAACTTTTCCAGGGACCTCACGACAGTGCCTCTGGCAGCCAAAGGTACGTGATGTTACCTTCTCTCCTGAACGTCATTTAGACGCGGAATGTAGTCATCGCATCCTGTGAAGTGCTCATTTATATACAGCACACAGTGTGCTGGGTGTCATAATGAAAACCTCCGATAATGtactgtgttgttttatgtgtgCTTATAATAAGATGTTTCAgtgtgacattttcattcatgtGCTGGTTGTTACAAGTGTGATGTGCACATTTCCTGGCAGCAGTTACAATGATTAGACCTTTTCTGAGTGTTTAGTAGCTACTTTAGCACCTCTTCACCTCATCACTGCTTCTGATTTGTTCAGTGAACCAGAGGGCCATCACTACAGAGCTGAGTGACCTTCATAACACCATCCAGGACATCAGGACGGCCTGTCTGAAAATTGCACCCACCTCTGAGGACCACTTTGCGTCTGTCATGAGCGTATGCTAACAGTTTTAAATATACACCCTACATGGTACATGTAGAAATATGTGAGTTTTTAAAGCAACtacatatttgttcattttatggAGACATAAAATGCATAGGCTGATTCGTGTTACTCACTCATGGCAAGTGAACAGACTTTGATGTGTAAACTTTGTGGATTATTCCTTTAATGTGCACCCACAGAGTTTTCTGGAGAACAGCCACCCTGCCATCCAGTCTCTGGAGTCTCTGCAGAACAGAGCAATGGAGGAGTTCTCCAAGGTGGCCTCCTACTTCGGAGAGGACAGCAAGTCCACAAGCACAGAGACTTTCTTCGGCATCTTTGCAGAGTTCATGTCCAAGTTTGAGGTGAGTTATTGTACCGTTCTCTTCATCTGTCCATAACACCAGAGGAAACAACCATTTCAGCTAAATCTTTCGATTGACAGTTTCAAATCTCCAGAGCAGTTAGATTTCAGCTAGTGCTCTCACATAGACTGGCATCCTGCAGCTAGAAAGTGATTGTGCTGCTGCCTGTGGAACAAACAAATGTGCGCAAATGATTATAATTCAAATTGCATCACGGATTTTGTTCTGCAGAGAGCTCTCAATGAGATCCAGACTCCAGAAAACCCCAGAAGCCCCAGGCTGTCTTCCCCTCTGGCCTGGTAGATGAAGCAAGAAACGCAGATGTCAGGCCAAACCGACAATGCCAGTCGGCTCCATTTTCATTCTGCTCTCCACGACCAAAGTGCCAAgttcacacacagagacactaaaaccaacaggAACAGAGACCACGTCATCTATagcaaacacaaagtcaaaaatggaaatattctGTATCTATTTGTAGATAATTCTAGCGAGTGCCCCGTGTGCGGCAGTGCTGTTATTTCAGGTGCTGGGTAGAGCAGGAACATTCAGGTGTCCACAGGCCAACAGGATCACACCGTTACATTCAAGACTCAAACCTTTTATTTACATCTCTTTTTAATACACACTACATCTTAGATAATAAACAATACATTAGAGaaaagtttatattttctatCAGAACATTTGAAATTGTAAAGATTAAGCACGTAGACTgacaacagtaaaaacaattgaatctcaTGTGTAGTTTAGTTAGTGTTTATGAAGGCTCAGTGTTGTATCAAGACAGTTCATACAGCGATGCGATCACTGCCTCCCACACAGCAGGATTTGATTTATCAATAACAAATACTGGACTTTTACAATTGGGAATCCACATTGCCAATCTAGACTTAAAGATGTGGCCATTCTCATCTAAGTTACTGTGATTTTTATAGAAGAGATTTAAAATCCACCCACATTCAGCTCGGGTTCACTACCTTTACAGTGCACTGCCTATTACATTGCTCGTTTCTTGATGTGGAGCAGTCCGTTTGTTTGGAGGCACAACAAGGCAATAACAGAATACTCAAATGTGAAATTTAACCACCAcagaattttaaatattgaaacaaaAATTTCAGtgagaacaataaaaaatgattagATAACTCTTCGAGGTTTACAGAtgattcagtttgttttaataatcCCAACTACAGTCGAGTGAAGATGGATTGGGGAGATTTGAGACTTTAagatttaaaactaaatctgCACTCCACACAAATGTATTATGtgaatttaaaagaattttaagtTTCAATTTTACACAATTTTGAAAGGGTAAATTTAAACCAAATAAATTAGATAGTAATATTGTATTTCTAGCATTCAAAACTCAGTTGTATTCAAACTTAATATGTAATGAGAGAGATTGTAATTATTTGGACCTTATCTGTCTTCTATAGTTTTTAACATAATTGTCTTTTAGATGGCAATGAGAAATGTCTTCGGGGAAAAAAGTATTAGCCACCTATGCTACTAGTAAATGCGAAAGTCAAGCTTCAACTCCTACagttaattacattatttaaagcCCATCGCATCATATCCCGACTGCACTAAATTACTATGTGTAATCAGTCCAATCAGCAAAGTTTGCCGCTATTGAACTTGGAAGTGTTGTTATCGGCTGTTCAGCATCAATATTGTGATTGTTTTTCCAGTCAAGAGTCTTTCAGTAAATTACTCATTTCTTGGCAAAACCCCATTCAGCACACTTGGACAACATTGCACCTTTTACACGGAGGTAACACTGACAGCACATTGTGAGATCTGACTCGTACATCATCTGTTTCCAGAAATGTGTGGGTGGAATAGTAAATCCTTTTCAACAAGTAGTGTCCTTTTTTTTGGTGGTAGAGAAACATAAAAGGCAGCTCTTAATGTGAGGGCTGAGCTGTTTGCTTCTGGCAGAGAGGACGCCTGATAGCTCTGCACTTTGTCGAGTGTTGTGAGCACGGACCTGCTTAATCGGGTGGGCGGCTGTTAAATGAATGAA is part of the Channa argus isolate prfri chromosome 20, Channa argus male v1.0, whole genome shotgun sequence genome and encodes:
- the grid2ipb gene encoding delphilin isoform X2, giving the protein MPSSNQGWPEDFGFHLGGNGPSYILSVEEGSSAHLAGLRAGDQVLEIEGHNVSTLCPQAVIAIAQTQKNIPPSIGVVSRIQQMDIIPGPDGRFGFTIVGDCPLLVEDCSPCSPAGRAGLRAGDYVMEVNGIPVRQHETAAALIKASQGRTLRLGVLCLGPRQKSSISIEDSQVGGEGVRLDRKHKAMEFNRKVEQILGDEPEVKEKLFAVLKQYAAERRVEWLASVLPEILTTDDHQQLISSIRIFIPKKHRQRFDDAVSQNVINRLCRSKSISEPQGRIRRSRSEDHSDRHHGSKRASSVPRDGGEPGGRGEGERDRGLRKSVSGIPAHPPIGPNQRIVRVYRGKKNFGFTLRGHAPVSIDAIIPESPAEECGLKPGDRILFLNGLDMRNCSHEKVVSMLQGSGAMPTLVVEEGPSEYSSDQIDPEESPSLAPTTLPRSRSPALSSLQWVAEILPPSIKVHGRTFSQQLEHLLTIQERYTVCKALETFFQHRNVDTLIVDVFPVLDTPAKQLIWQFIYQLLTYDEQERCQSKLSRFLGFKSSVLEPDAGPEHHRRSSSMRVTGTSYRSNVRERSSDDCIIGTHLGMGIHVDESGSPEERQSGDGTSFPESPDLNHMTGVYTELENVYAGKSVTPLQGGSSAEPEVLGQTEAYGRSLSPLTLPPLTGNRKSGLSLSWKEPLPTPVYEIHHQSSLDSNPYVSLESPPPSPQHSDSGPNTLTRRKKLFTFSRPPRSRDTDKFLDALSEQLGHRVTLVDDFIPGENDYEEIYQGDHAFRMRGGPMSFQEDQELGFMPGRLSSGSSEDHSSSDEASSPTYSSGSEPIPPPPTQSPPPPPPFQALIPPPVQFTDPIPPIRFSPEHVPRSRMPFQPHHPIIPPPPPPPRTLLSSRSPLHKVLPTREEKEKTHQRFHTNSSRLSHSHTIVGSSTLRSSQPSRPCYLPRQLSQPQPVCQPSPQPSPQMLRQSQLVLQRHHQLHHQHSYQGPLPPSLQDHSPSQCPGQSTPGSSLLSQLPASHSTLPSHTKTYETTRQETKSQQAPPPPPPPLPPPCGPPPLPKPGHHASDSNHMSVKRLRWEQVENSEGTIWGQLGEDSEYDKLTDMVKYLDLDLHFGTQRTPISPPEPAFLPENFKKKDVVEILSHKKAYNASILIAHLKLSSDELRQVLMNMTTDRLEPAHIKQLLLYAPDDDEVKQYEQFDQDPAKLSEPDQFIFQMLMVPEYKTRLRSLHFKTTLQERTEEMKVAYDYIYKASMDLRSSKKLAKILEFVLAMGNYLNNGQPRGHRTTSFKINFLTELSTTKTVDGKSTFLHILAKSLCQHFPELLNFSRDLTTVPLAAKVNQRAITTELSDLHNTIQDIRTACLKIAPTSEDHFASVMSSFLENSHPAIQSLESLQNRAMEEFSKVASYFGEDSKSTSTETFFGIFAEFMSKFERALNEIQTPENPRSPRLSSPLAW
- the grid2ipb gene encoding delphilin isoform X10; protein product: MPSSNQGWPEDFGFHLGGNGPSYILSVEEGSSAHLAGLRAGDQVLEIEGHNVSTLCPQAVIAIAQTQKNIPPSIGVVSRIQQMDIIPGPDGRFGFTIVGDCPLLVEDCSPCSPAGRAGLRAGDYVMEVNGIPVRQHETAAALIKASQGRTLRLGVLCLGPRQKSSISIEDSQVGGEGVRLDRKHKAMEFNRKVEQILGDEPEVKEKLFAVLKQYAAERRVEWLASVLPEILTTDDHQQLISSIRIFIPKKHRQRFDDAVSQNVINRLCRSKSISEPQGRIRRSRSEDHSDRHHGSKRASSVPRDGGEPGGRGEGERDRGLRKSVSGIPAHPPIGPNQRIVRVYRGKKNFGFTLRGHAPVSIDAIIPESPAEECGLKPGDRILFLNGLDMRNCSHEKVVSMLQGSGAMPTLVVEEGPSEYSSDQIDPEESPSLAPTTLPRSRSPALSSLQWVAEILPPSIKVHGRTFSQQLEHLLTIQERYTVCKALETFFQHRNVDTLIVDVFPVLDTPAKQLIWQFIYQLLTYDEQERCQSKLSRFLGFKSSAVLEPDAGPEHHRRSSSMRVTGTSYRSNVRERSSDDCIIGTHLGMGIHVDESGSPEERQSGDGTSFPESPDLNHMTGVYTELENVYAGKSVTPLQGGSSAEPEVLGQTEAYGRSLSPLTLPPLTGNRKSGLSLSWKEPLPTPVYEIHHQSSLDSNPYVSLESPPPSPQHSDSGPNTLTRRKKLFTFSRPPRSRDTDKFLDALSEQLGHRVTLVDDFIPGENDYEEIYQGDHAFRMRGGPMSFQEDQELGFMPGRLSSGSSEDHSSSDEASSPTYSSGSEPIPPPPTQSPPPPPPFQALIPPPVQFTDPIPPIRFSPEHVPRSRMPFQPHHPIIPPPPPPPRTLLSSRSPLHKVLPTREEKEKTHQRFHTNSSRLSHSHTIVGSSTLRSSQPSRPCYLPRQLSQPQPVCQPSPQPSPQMLRQSQLVLQRHHQLHHQHSYQGPLPPSLQDHSPSQCPGQSTPGSSLLSQLPASHSTLPSHTKTYETTRQETKSQQAPPPPPPPLPPPCGPPPLPKPGHHASDSNHMSVKRLRWEQVENSEGTIWGQLGEDSEYDKLTDMVKYLDLDLHFGTQRTPIAIHLLIKSVLHKAPYPLFFSVLTVITQLCLREIHLTFYLSWISYNGSFCV